Proteins encoded by one window of uncultured Fibrobacter sp.:
- a CDS encoding penicillin-binding protein, translated as MNIVNMDALSVAKMIVLGAIGVLAWQTFNIQVLNREVYQAETKSMVTRTKSIYAERGEILDRNGIVFAKNLRDTGKAEDYSRIFLQGKLASQIVGKVGYDGEGSMGMERMYDLRLRGNEGFRVGIKDAKEREILGRSENVAEAKPGKNLVLTIDRDMQEIVEKALKDGVIEFSAASASAVVVDPYTGEILAMASYPTFDPNSKKQGVGKMAKNDIVAMSYEPGSTFKVITAAAALENGVVPEDTVFVNEGKCWSWSARAERICDTHIYGDMDMAEAMVQSSNIVFAKVADKVGAEKLYRMARNFGFGMKTSENLAGEEAGRLYMPYELTRDDRTLKTMGFGHAVSVTPIQMVMAYAAIANGGTLMEPMIVKEWRDSDGNLVEKKDPVKVRRVISERTAASIRKMLNRVVNSGTAKRVASKKIPDVIFGGKTGTAEKYNQETGKYDREHQVASFIGLAPVEDVRYVCMVLVDDPNADKLYGHTGGATAGPIFRRIMEGIYYHPKLSPASHDLAFVKKNTTCEGDYVGMLAQTAKSVAANKKCPVTFEGEGSRVIAVRRDKTDSLALVLKLGDVDASTMPDLKGLSLKDALEIAGNIRMNVEYTGMGRVVSQTPKVGETLHKGQICKLTLKERG; from the coding sequence ATGAATATTGTGAATATGGATGCGCTCTCGGTTGCAAAGATGATTGTGCTTGGCGCAATTGGTGTTCTTGCATGGCAGACCTTTAATATTCAAGTGCTGAACCGTGAAGTTTATCAGGCCGAAACCAAGAGCATGGTAACCCGTACCAAGAGCATTTACGCCGAACGCGGCGAGATCTTGGACAGAAATGGTATCGTGTTTGCCAAGAACTTGCGCGATACCGGCAAGGCCGAAGACTATAGCCGAATCTTCTTGCAGGGTAAGCTTGCCTCCCAGATTGTGGGCAAGGTCGGCTACGATGGCGAAGGCAGCATGGGCATGGAACGCATGTACGACTTGCGTCTGCGTGGTAACGAAGGATTCCGCGTGGGTATCAAGGATGCCAAGGAACGTGAAATTCTGGGACGTTCTGAAAACGTGGCCGAAGCAAAGCCGGGCAAGAACCTGGTGCTGACCATTGACCGCGACATGCAAGAAATTGTGGAAAAGGCGCTCAAGGATGGCGTGATCGAATTCAGTGCCGCCAGTGCCTCTGCCGTGGTGGTGGATCCGTACACGGGTGAAATCTTGGCCATGGCAAGTTATCCGACTTTTGACCCGAACTCTAAAAAGCAGGGTGTGGGCAAAATGGCCAAAAACGACATCGTTGCGATGTCTTATGAACCGGGCTCTACCTTCAAGGTGATTACGGCTGCGGCTGCGCTTGAAAACGGCGTGGTGCCCGAAGATACAGTCTTTGTGAACGAAGGCAAGTGCTGGAGCTGGAGCGCCCGTGCTGAACGCATTTGCGATACCCACATTTATGGCGACATGGATATGGCCGAGGCAATGGTTCAGTCTTCGAACATTGTCTTTGCGAAAGTGGCCGACAAGGTTGGCGCTGAAAAGCTTTACCGCATGGCCCGTAACTTCGGCTTTGGCATGAAGACCTCTGAAAACTTGGCTGGTGAAGAAGCCGGTCGCCTTTACATGCCTTATGAGCTCACGAGAGATGACCGTACCCTTAAAACCATGGGCTTTGGCCACGCAGTCTCTGTAACGCCGATTCAAATGGTGATGGCTTATGCGGCTATTGCTAACGGCGGCACTCTGATGGAACCGATGATTGTGAAAGAATGGCGCGATTCCGACGGAAACCTGGTCGAAAAGAAGGATCCGGTGAAGGTGCGCCGCGTAATTTCGGAACGCACGGCAGCTTCGATTCGCAAGATGCTCAACCGTGTGGTGAACAGCGGTACGGCAAAGCGTGTGGCCAGCAAGAAGATTCCGGACGTGATTTTTGGTGGAAAGACCGGTACGGCAGAAAAGTACAACCAGGAAACCGGCAAGTATGACCGCGAACATCAGGTGGCATCGTTTATTGGTCTTGCTCCAGTTGAAGATGTGCGCTACGTGTGCATGGTCTTGGTAGACGACCCGAACGCCGATAAGCTTTATGGCCACACAGGTGGTGCAACGGCTGGCCCGATTTTCCGCCGCATTATGGAAGGCATTTACTACCATCCGAAGCTTTCGCCGGCATCTCATGATCTTGCCTTTGTCAAGAAGAATACAACTTGCGAAGGCGATTATGTGGGAATGCTTGCCCAGACGGCGAAGTCGGTGGCGGCAAACAAGAAATGCCCGGTGACTTTTGAAGGCGAAGGCTCTCGAGTGATTGCCGTGCGCCGCGACAAGACGGATTCTTTGGCGCTGGTGCTCAAGCTTGGCGATGTCGACGCTTCGACGATGCCGGACTTGAAGGGACTTTCGTTGAAAGATGCTCTTGAAATTGCAGGAAACATTCGCATGAATGTGGAATATACCGGAATGGGTCGCGTTGTGTCTCAGACGCCGAAAGTCGGGGAAACGCTCCATAAGGGTCAAATTTGCAAGCTTACGCTCAAGGAGAGAGGCTAA
- a CDS encoding TIGR02147 family protein, which yields MKPITEYNDYRAYMRDFYEERKRVSYFTWRQFASLAGFVSPTYLKLVCEGKSRLSKPGIAKVARAMGLEGFDYTYFGLLVKFESAKDAAEKEAILRELEREARLIKVRVVDADAFRYYENPACPIVRELAPIMPKADPGEIAAHIRNKTTMLDVREVLQFLVKAGFLLKTGKGTYEQTEKSVKGSKEAIPLAIRSMNREMAKLGVQAIDTDGIEERNYSGVTMGIDEVAYARIVEEINACRKKVIDIARECQNINQVYRLNLQLFPLTDKVSTRGKKKETSNE from the coding sequence ATGAAACCCATAACCGAGTATAATGACTACCGCGCCTACATGCGTGACTTTTATGAAGAGCGCAAGCGTGTGTCGTACTTTACTTGGCGACAGTTTGCAAGCCTTGCCGGTTTTGTCTCGCCGACATACCTCAAGCTAGTTTGCGAAGGAAAATCGAGACTGAGCAAACCCGGAATAGCGAAAGTCGCAAGAGCCATGGGGTTAGAGGGGTTCGACTACACCTATTTCGGGTTGCTCGTTAAATTTGAAAGTGCAAAAGATGCCGCGGAGAAGGAAGCTATACTTCGTGAACTCGAGCGGGAGGCAAGGCTCATCAAGGTGCGCGTCGTGGACGCTGATGCGTTCCGCTACTATGAGAATCCGGCCTGCCCCATAGTGCGCGAACTCGCTCCAATCATGCCGAAGGCGGATCCGGGTGAAATCGCTGCGCACATCAGGAACAAGACCACCATGCTAGACGTGCGCGAGGTCTTGCAGTTCTTGGTGAAGGCGGGTTTCCTCTTGAAAACGGGTAAGGGAACCTACGAGCAGACGGAAAAATCCGTGAAAGGCTCGAAAGAGGCTATCCCGCTCGCCATTCGCTCCATGAACCGTGAAATGGCAAAACTCGGGGTACAGGCTATCGACACGGATGGGATCGAGGAACGTAACTATTCCGGCGTCACCATGGGCATCGACGAAGTTGCCTACGCGCGGATTGTCGAGGAGATAAACGCCTGCCGCAAGAAGGTGATAGATATCGCCCGCGAATGCCAGAACATCAATCAGGTGTACCGCTTGAATCTGCAACTTTTTCCGCTTACGGACAAAGTAAGCACTCGGGGTAAAAAAAAGGAGACCAGCAATGAGTAA
- a CDS encoding division/cell wall cluster transcriptional repressor MraZ — protein MNFTSFIGQAQTAIDGKGRSSFPREFRRQLGPTEGDEFVITRGPNQTLRLFTLPEYEKFMADLDSRSDRRQADLVRRGLAPTVVELDGQNRILLPKILLEYAGLKGEVLYVQASGKTLELWNPERFNEKFGLQTEDAIAAFDAAFYGESLTEGSDGNK, from the coding sequence ATGAACTTTACGTCTTTCATAGGTCAAGCCCAAACGGCTATCGATGGAAAGGGAAGGTCTTCCTTCCCCAGGGAATTCCGTCGTCAGCTCGGGCCAACCGAGGGCGATGAATTCGTGATCACGCGTGGTCCGAATCAGACGCTTCGGTTGTTTACCTTGCCGGAATACGAAAAGTTCATGGCGGACTTGGACTCGAGGTCCGACCGCCGTCAAGCTGACCTAGTTCGGAGAGGCCTCGCTCCTACAGTAGTGGAGCTCGATGGCCAGAACCGCATTTTACTTCCAAAGATCTTGTTGGAGTATGCTGGTCTTAAGGGTGAAGTCCTTTACGTACAAGCTAGCGGAAAAACTCTTGAACTATGGAATCCTGAACGCTTCAATGAAAAGTTCGGCTTGCAGACTGAAGATGCAATTGCCGCCTTCGATGCCGCGTTCTATGGTGAAAGCTTGACGGAGGGGTCCGATGGCAATAAATAG
- the rsmH gene encoding 16S rRNA (cytosine(1402)-N(4))-methyltransferase RsmH, translating into MAINSLRKTELRTNEILNDRATAVHSEAALAGVENGVFYHDPVMLKECLEGLNIKPNGTYSDCTLGGGGHSYAIANKLDENGTLHAFDRDEEAVAFATKRLAGVKPKFIVHPVRFGELKNEIAPNTLDGILYDLGISSHQVDASDRGFTFVGDNPLDLRMDRREGVSAQEWLKTVDADTLAAALRKNADMDRGFKLATRLVEMAASKGDQEILPSDVKAVVESVFPDKRREVNGLLARVFQAIRMEVNGELKEIEDSLRAAVDCLKVGGRLVVMSYHSVEDRCVKETAAEFERACICPERQPVCTCGGNHQRLKKVNRKPILPSNEEIANNSRARSAKLRVYERV; encoded by the coding sequence ATGGCAATAAATAGCCTCCGCAAGACTGAATTACGTACAAATGAAATTTTGAACGACCGCGCAACGGCTGTCCATTCCGAAGCCGCTCTCGCTGGTGTCGAAAACGGCGTGTTCTATCACGATCCGGTGATGCTTAAGGAATGTCTTGAAGGCTTGAACATCAAGCCGAACGGTACCTATAGCGATTGTACTTTGGGCGGTGGCGGTCATTCTTACGCTATTGCAAACAAACTAGATGAAAACGGAACACTTCACGCATTTGACCGCGATGAAGAAGCCGTTGCCTTTGCTACCAAGCGCCTTGCTGGTGTAAAGCCCAAGTTTATTGTGCATCCGGTTCGCTTCGGTGAATTGAAGAATGAAATTGCGCCGAATACTTTGGACGGCATTCTCTACGATTTGGGCATTAGCAGCCATCAGGTTGATGCCTCTGACCGCGGCTTTACTTTTGTGGGCGACAATCCGCTGGATTTGCGCATGGACCGTCGCGAAGGCGTTTCTGCCCAGGAATGGCTCAAGACGGTGGATGCCGATACGCTCGCTGCCGCACTCCGCAAGAATGCGGATATGGATCGCGGCTTCAAACTTGCGACCCGCTTGGTTGAAATGGCTGCCTCTAAGGGCGACCAAGAAATTTTGCCTTCTGACGTGAAGGCTGTGGTGGAATCCGTGTTCCCCGACAAACGCCGCGAAGTGAATGGCCTTTTGGCCCGCGTGTTCCAGGCGATTCGCATGGAAGTGAACGGCGAACTCAAGGAAATCGAAGATAGCCTGCGCGCTGCCGTAGACTGCCTCAAGGTGGGCGGTCGTTTGGTGGTGATGAGCTACCATTCCGTAGAAGACCGCTGCGTCAAGGAAACGGCCGCTGAATTTGAACGCGCCTGCATTTGCCCCGAACGCCAGCCTGTATGCACGTGCGGTGGCAATCACCAGCGCCTTAAAAAGGTGAATCGCAAGCCGATTCTGCCGTCTAACGAAGAAATTGCAAACAACAGCAGGGCTCGCTCTGCAAAGCTTAGGGTGTACGAACGGGTATGA
- a CDS encoding GspE/PulE family protein: protein MGKSTTLYEILDSTINISTMEDPVELNIDGVNQGQINNAAGFTFAAGIRALLRQDPDVIMIGEMRDQETSSMAIEAALTGHLVFSTLHTNDAAGAFPRLLEMGLEPFLVSTAIKGVLAQRLVRRICKYCKEPVEISQAMRDELHLSPEMQFYHSRGCEKCNGSGYKGRCGIYEFLVPNETVRNLIIKRSSGDVIKRAAMKECGMITLRMDGIQKALDGHTTLEQAVGASADDD, encoded by the coding sequence ATCGGTAAGTCTACCACGCTTTACGAAATTCTTGACAGTACGATCAATATTTCTACCATGGAAGACCCGGTCGAATTGAATATCGACGGCGTGAACCAGGGGCAAATTAACAATGCGGCGGGCTTTACCTTCGCCGCGGGCATCCGCGCCCTGCTCCGTCAGGACCCGGACGTCATCATGATCGGTGAAATGCGTGACCAGGAGACATCGTCCATGGCTATCGAAGCAGCCTTGACGGGTCACTTGGTCTTCAGTACGTTGCATACAAACGATGCTGCCGGTGCCTTCCCGCGTTTGCTCGAAATGGGCCTGGAACCCTTCCTTGTGTCTACCGCTATCAAGGGCGTGCTCGCCCAGCGCCTTGTGCGCCGCATCTGTAAGTACTGCAAGGAACCGGTGGAAATTTCGCAGGCTATGCGCGACGAACTCCACCTGTCTCCGGAAATGCAGTTCTACCACAGCCGCGGTTGCGAAAAGTGCAACGGCTCCGGTTACAAGGGCCGTTGCGGTATTTACGAGTTCCTGGTGCCGAACGAGACGGTGCGTAACCTCATCATCAAGCGTTCTTCGGGCGACGTGATCAAGCGCGCCGCCATGAAGGAATGCGGCATGATTACGCTGCGCATGGACGGCATCCAGAAGGCTCTGGATGGTCATACCACGCTCGAACAGGCCGTGGGCGCCTCCGCCGACGACGACTAG
- a CDS encoding FISUMP domain-containing protein has translation MSKIKFLFLAYFIGFLACSCSDKVAGTTEDENTLAQYSSSSSFDEISSSEAEVSSSSFGHIERSFNADSLIFDGRGWGAVFSCPDSVEASEALENSITLGRFISGRIEKLMATGLTQEQADSAAQAELFTALGIDSYLREDPFRLKLVSNLLNYIFGGTVYVDFYESVEKAFTETGSLSKEHYCNFDADADHIRDFYTEGVFPEHYLYESSLYRSMYCKLSLVVPLEMVRIVDAKCYDLPVCDSTNIGKTFKAKYNSDEKLITCKETGWGHATAIGRVTFDVPCDKEGKYIFYGGGPVSLSFVCSLDSGWYVAETVDAETFDVPCDKHGELYTSPNDSARVYVCRKEQFCRHNDNYFDESPLPSGYYNDFYVEYGQQWVAPCMDEGWDYASILDIETSMDVCDSEGKTLQSPSDSNLYYICHDEKWTEFYNLPCNMDNKRVKVGYTDYICYDKTWRTTSEWHVEYPAEYYFNPEVNYGSFTDPRDNYVYHTVEFKGRTWIAENMKYAGFPDSVLAKETRCLADSCKNVGRYYSARVANEVCPEGWNLPDSNDILAFATMNDAIKLISWLNGEPDIHGLSFILNGRIVDTDMPYSSWQGELALLWMNETNEEIGRLVATITKSWDKSVKIWAGHQPDWYANMQRISLYPESDWAPTPDGFPEEFIDQTFLPVRCVKK, from the coding sequence ATGAGTAAGATAAAATTCTTATTCCTCGCATATTTCATCGGATTTTTAGCCTGTTCCTGTTCGGACAAGGTTGCAGGCACTACCGAAGACGAGAATACGCTCGCACAATACAGCAGCTCCTCGAGCTTTGACGAAATTTCGTCGAGCGAGGCTGAAGTTTCGTCAAGCAGTTTCGGCCATATAGAGCGCTCTTTCAACGCCGACAGCCTCATATTCGACGGCAGAGGTTGGGGCGCAGTGTTCTCCTGCCCAGACAGTGTGGAGGCTTCCGAGGCTCTCGAGAACTCCATCACGCTCGGCCGGTTCATTTCGGGTCGCATTGAAAAGCTCATGGCGACGGGGCTCACTCAAGAACAAGCGGACAGCGCCGCACAGGCGGAACTGTTTACGGCGCTCGGAATCGACTCGTATCTCCGCGAAGATCCCTTCCGGTTAAAGCTCGTCAGCAACCTCCTTAACTATATCTTCGGCGGTACGGTCTACGTAGACTTTTACGAGAGTGTCGAGAAAGCCTTCACGGAAACCGGTTCCCTTTCGAAGGAACACTACTGTAATTTTGATGCCGACGCTGACCACATCCGTGACTTTTACACAGAGGGGGTTTTCCCCGAACATTACCTTTACGAATCCTCCCTGTACCGATCCATGTACTGCAAACTTTCCTTGGTCGTCCCGTTAGAGATGGTCAGAATTGTTGATGCCAAATGTTACGATCTGCCCGTGTGCGACAGCACCAACATCGGTAAAACATTCAAGGCAAAGTACAATTCCGATGAAAAACTCATCACATGCAAGGAAACGGGCTGGGGTCACGCCACTGCGATAGGAAGGGTGACCTTTGACGTGCCCTGCGACAAGGAAGGCAAGTATATCTTCTATGGGGGCGGTCCAGTCAGCTTATCGTTTGTATGTAGCCTCGACTCAGGCTGGTACGTTGCAGAGACTGTTGATGCGGAAACCTTCGATGTGCCCTGTGACAAGCATGGTGAATTGTACACGAGCCCGAATGATTCGGCTAGAGTCTACGTGTGTCGCAAGGAGCAATTTTGCAGGCATAACGACAACTACTTCGACGAATCCCCCTTGCCGTCTGGCTATTACAACGACTTCTACGTTGAGTACGGCCAGCAATGGGTCGCGCCTTGCATGGACGAGGGTTGGGATTACGCAAGCATTCTTGATATCGAAACGTCGATGGATGTGTGCGATAGCGAAGGAAAAACGCTCCAGAGTCCCTCGGATTCGAATCTGTATTACATTTGCCACGACGAGAAGTGGACGGAATTTTACAATTTGCCCTGCAACATGGATAACAAACGCGTGAAAGTAGGATACACCGATTACATCTGCTATGACAAAACATGGCGAACCACCTCCGAATGGCACGTGGAATACCCAGCCGAATACTACTTCAATCCCGAAGTCAATTACGGAAGCTTTACGGACCCGCGCGACAACTATGTTTACCATACCGTCGAGTTCAAGGGCCGCACGTGGATTGCGGAGAACATGAAGTATGCTGGATTCCCCGACAGCGTGCTGGCAAAAGAAACCCGATGCCTTGCGGACAGCTGCAAGAATGTCGGGCGGTACTACAGCGCCAGAGTTGCAAACGAAGTATGCCCCGAAGGCTGGAATCTCCCGGATTCTAACGATATACTCGCATTCGCGACAATGAATGATGCTATTAAACTCATTTCTTGGCTTAACGGTGAACCGGATATCCACGGATTGAGCTTTATACTGAACGGAAGAATTGTCGACACCGATATGCCCTATTCGTCTTGGCAAGGGGAACTTGCGCTCCTTTGGATGAACGAGACGAACGAAGAAATCGGACGTCTTGTCGCCACGATAACAAAATCATGGGATAAATCAGTAAAAATTTGGGCCGGTCATCAACCTGATTGGTATGCGAATATGCAACGGATTAGTCTGTATCCAGAATCAGACTGGGCACCCACTCCCGATGGATTCCCGGAGGAATTTATCGACCAGACATTCCTCCCGGTGCGCTGTGTAAAAAAATAA